The proteins below come from a single Elgaria multicarinata webbii isolate HBS135686 ecotype San Diego chromosome 11, rElgMul1.1.pri, whole genome shotgun sequence genomic window:
- the LOC134406231 gene encoding BLOC-1-related complex subunit 6-like, translating into MMEGQHIMAQVHIQTPMSSSSSSSSVAGEESRRLPNPVRVAARERMAGGRLLDSHSLDGISQVYGASKAQEGRRATISSALELEGTVSHDGDLTHFVANNLQMKIKMSSRGSLDETEPTTSSSVSSQLSVRGKTADIPPIDPQVIRDLEKLTRDVAQKVDGMLRVLNSAIQNMTALSVGYIQTYRDAVDSLGESVDMSIKGMYTLMARCEELDRSMQPVHTLAKQIREIKRTLEIFEALCK; encoded by the coding sequence ATGATGGAGGGGCAACATATAATGGCCCAGGTGCATATCCAGACCCCAATGTCGTCTTCCTCGTCGTCGTCTTCAGTGGCTGGGGAAGAATCCAGGAGGCTGCCCAATCCAGTCCGCGTGGCAGCCCGGGAAAGGATGGCCGGAGGCCGCTTGTTGGACAGTCATAGCTTGGATGGGATAAGCCAGGTCTATGGAGCGTCCAAggcccaggaaggaaggagggccaCTATATCCAGCGCCTTGGAGCTGGAAGGGACAGTGAGCCATGATGGGGACCTGACCCACTTTGTGGCCAACAACCTGCAGATGAAAATCAAAATGAGCTCCCGGGGCAGTCTGGATGAAACGgaacccaccacctcctcctccgtgtCATCACAACTGTCTGTTAGGGGCAAAACGGCCGATATACCTCCCATTGACCCACAGGTAATTCGGGATCTGGAAAAGCTCACTAGGGATGTGGCGCAAAAGGTGGACGGGATGCTGAGAGTCTTGAACAGCGCTATCCAGAACATGACCGCACTCAGCGTGGGATACATCCAGACATACCGGGATGCTGTGGACAGCTTGGGTGAATCGGTGGACATGAGCATCAAAGGGATGTACACTCTGATGGCCAGGTGCGAGGAGCTGGACCGCTCCATGCAGCCCGTCCACACCCTTGCTAAGCAGATCCGGGAGATTAAGAGGACCCTTGAGATCTTTGAGGCACTTTGCAAGTAG